The following coding sequences are from one Lycium ferocissimum isolate CSIRO_LF1 chromosome 3, AGI_CSIRO_Lferr_CH_V1, whole genome shotgun sequence window:
- the LOC132048865 gene encoding uncharacterized protein LOC132048865, whose product MKGVLRFGKKGKLSPRFIGPFEILSRVEEVAYDLALSPGLSGVHPMFHFSMLKKYHRDGFYIIRWDSVLLDESMSYEEEPIAMLDREAHKLRSKEIASVKVQ is encoded by the coding sequence atgaagggtgtgttgaggtttgggaagaagggtaAGCTCAGTCCCAGGTTCATCGGTCCATTCGAGATTCTTAGCCGTGTGGAGGAGGTAGCCTATGATTTGGCTTTGTCTCCAGGTCTGTCGGGTGTTCACCCGATGTTTCACTtctctatgttgaagaaatATCATCGTGATGGTTTTTACATtattcgttgggattcagtCTTGTTAGATGAGAGCATGTCCTATGAGGAGGAGCCGATTGCTATGTTAGACAGAGAGGCTCataagttgaggtctaaggagatagcATCAGTGAAGGTTCAGTAG